TGGGAGGCCCCCTTACTTAGGGAAGTGATCCTTTTCATGGCTGCAAACCGAGTCGAGATCCTATGCTTGAGGTATTTGACCTGGCTTACGGGTGATAGGTGACGGTTAATAATGATTCCGAGGTACCTATAATCGGTAACCCACTCGATGGGAGTGTTGTTAATGATTAGTCTGGGGGGGTCGAAGTCATGCTTAACTGCCATTGCCTTGGTTTTTACCGAGTTGATCTTAAGGCCCAGCTCCCTGCATCCCCCACTGACTATGTCAAGGGCGCTCTGCATTGCTCTGGTCCTGTTTTGTACAAAGTAGGGGCAAACAATGCAAATGTCATCCGCATAGGTGAACATTTCTATGCCCCTCGGAAGGTCCAGGTTGAGGAGGTTTTCGATGAGGAGGTTGAAAAGGAAGGGGCTGAGAATTCCTCGTTGTGGTGTACCATTTTCCAAGGGAAGAAAGGGAGATGTGGCCCCCTGGAACGATATTCTGGCTTCCTTGTATTGGAGGTAATGCTTCACCCACGATAGGAGATGACCACGGACCCGCTTCTCTCCCAGGGAAAAGAGGATGGCGTTGGCATTGGCAAGCTCATAGTCCTTTTCCAAATCAATGAAGGTGATCAAAGCTCCCCCGTTATTGATGGTGGCCAAGACATCGACGATGCATTCGTGTGTCCCAATACCCTCTGTGAACCCATATAGCCTGGGATGCTGCTTACCGACTTTCCACTTAAGTCGGTTGAGGACCATCCTCTCTGCAACCTTCTCAGTGCAGCTAATAAGGGCAATAGGCCGGTATGAATTTTCCTCTTGCAGTTTAGGGATTGGTTGGATGTTCTGTTGGCTCCAGGTAAGTGGTCTACATCTTTAAATATACGTCTTGTTTATAAGACGAAGGTAGAATCCCTATGCTGGAGCCCCCAGGTTGCGTAGCATACTGTACGTAATGCCGTCGATGCCTGGCGCGGTGTTTTTTGTTTTGGCAAAGGCCCTCTCTAGTTCCCCTTTTGTGAAGGGGGTGTCGGTGCTGTCAGCTATGCCACACACCGCATTGATCATTGTTGTTCTAATTGGGAGGAGTTCCTCTTGCCTTCGCCTGGTAGAAAGGGGAAGGTTGGTTGACTTAGCACGGTCCGCAAACTCCTGCGCTATTCTATTGGCCTCACCGGGGGGATCTGGATGGGCTGACCTATTGGCACGGGTTTTCCCAACGACTTTGTTAAAGAAGCTCCAGATCCTCCTCAGAGAAGTGAAGCCGTTCACCTCCGAGCACCATTCTAGCCACTTCTGTTGTTTAACCTTGGCGGACACTGCCACCGCATGCTCTGTGACCTGGAGGAGGGTTCTATATAATTCGTCGGTTCTATGGCGCCTAAAGAGTTTGCGGACTCTATTTACTCTTATTCATCTCCCTTATCCGTGGGTTGTAATACCAGGCGTCCTTGTGGTTTGACACGGGCCTTCCTGAGGGGCATGGATCCATTTGCCACCTTGTGGAGCTCAGATATGAATAATTCCCACGATACTTTCTGTGGGGTCTGGTTGGTAGCTGTTGGCCCAGTCCGTCATGTGACGTTCAAATAGGTCCCACTTGGCAAGATCCGGGTTCCACCTACACGGGGGTGGAGGGGGAGGTGGAAGTTTCTCCAACTGGACCGAAAATTGGATGCCAAAGTGGTCGCTGGTGAGGACGGGATGCAGGCCCCAAGAAGAGCCTTGGACTAGGTTGGCAGATACAAAGGTGAGATCGAGACGGCCTCCGTCTCTGTGGGTGGCATAATTTGTGTCATTGAGCATCTTAACTGTATCAAAATCGTCTAAAAGGTTAGCCAGGTGGTTGCCTGTGGGGTTCATTCGCTGTGTGGAGTTTAGAAAAGCGTGGTGCGCATTGAAATTACCGGCTATTACCATGGTATCTGTATCCGCGGCTACGAAAAGTAGCGTGGCATCGATGTTTTTATGTGGCGCTTTGTAGATGTGGATGTTGAGTGTCGTGTCGACTAAAGTGATTTGAATGCTTAGTGTCTCCACCTCGTGGCAGTCTATGTTATCAATAGCTCTGGATGGTATTGTGTTCTTAACTAGTGTCATTAAGCCACGTGTATTGTCTGTTTGGTGTGCTCTGTATGTTTTATAGCCTTTGAAGGAAAAGGTTTGCTGTTCGGCAAGTATTGTCTCCTGTAAGAGGATAATGTCTGTCTTGTGTATATATGTCTGAGACTGCAGGAAGGCGTATTTCTGTTTGATACTGCAAATGTTCCATGAAAGGAAGGTTAGAGTGTGCTGTGTTGGTTGTGGTGACTGTGTAATTGGTGTATCAGCGAAACTAAGTGTTGGAGTTGCACAACAGGGACCTAAGGAGGCACTAGCTGATTTCCAGCTTATTAAAATGAGCGTTTGGAGCAATTCGTTATAGTATTGCGGGAGGGTTTTCTGTACGATGTTACAAATTTCTTGCGCGCATTTGTTTAAATACGTGTCTACAAACGGTTTTACAAACAGTTCCCAAGCGCCCCTACTTAAATTGATCACTGGTGCTGCGGTTGTGTCCACACCATTCACTGTTTGGTGGTCAGGGGCAGGGTCAATATCTGAGAGTGTTGGGAGGCTAGCTCGCGCCGGTGCGGGGAAGAGCTTTccggaggggaagggggaggtatTTCTTGCTCTGCTCTGTTTGGAATTTGAGAAGGACCaatgtccgggggggggggggtacctcgGGGGGGAAGTTTGCCAGAACTGAAGGTTTCCTAGGGGTTGGGGGGTTTGTTGACGTAACAGGCTGCTCGGGGGCGGTTGTGGGCAGTCCTAGGGGTgccataagggggggggggaatgaccgGGATAGGGGTCACCTCAGGTGGGGGGGGGGATTGGCGGGGCTGGTGGCTCCCTAGGGGAGGGACTGGGTGATAGTGGAGGAATCCTTGGGCTGGGTTCCCTGCCAGCGGGCACAGCGGCTGTCACAGCCGCGTAAgggaggtgtggggggggggttggatggGTTGTCATCTGAATCTAAGGGGTCTGGGGGGAGGGTGGGGGAGTCAGGCAGCGGATCGTCTGGCTGGGAGGAGAGAAAATCCTCCTCACAGTCAGCCATGCTGGTGAAATTAACGGGAATTACACTGTACACAAGTTAAAGGGGACACAAATATGAGTAGTATATAGGAGCCTAGTTACACTGTTATGCCTACAGCGAACACGCAAGCGGGAGACTCACCGAGAGTCTCACCTAATAACCTCTGGCTAGCGCAGCGGAGAGGAGAGTGTGTTGGAGTAgttcgttcgtagagtattacagccaacacttcttgttggcacgggcctttcccttggtcggcccgtaggtgatctgaaaaGATATAAGGTGGGttatcaaaataaaaggaaatttgaaatggtttttagtggtagagaaagttgtgaacagggtaaggatggTGGTATTAGtgatagagggccatcatttcacggatagtgGTTGTATGAAAATTGGGGTGTAAGGCCTTGAAATGTAGAGAAAAggatgcaggtggggttgtccaaccctttactcctctagggtccctgcggagagatttttagtggtatgTTAAGCTAAGAAagtacagaggatgatgtgaatagggccttacgatGAAGGTATGGGATGGAGTGGTGTGAATGTGAGGTCTTTACCTTGGAGGAGGTAATCTTGAAAGCAACTGTGAGTGGGTGTCAAAGCTTTCCacaattgcctttgccagtgtggccgcagCTTTCCCGGCCTCTGGTGCGTTGGTGTCTACTAgtagatcacctctcagctgtgctgttTCCCTGCATTCAAGTAAATAGTGCAGGAGTGCGTGTTGTGGCGTGTCACCGCAGTGATCACATGGTCTTTGGATGTCCTCTCTGATTTCCCAGTTTGccttgtaacccagccggagtctgtgtatgcatacagcctgtttccttggggtgttTTTGTCTATTGGTGGgggttctagctccgtggcccatttgtaccaagtggcagagggagagccattttcTGCCCACATGTGTagatccttgattaggttgtccttaaggtgtgtttttattttgtttttgatttgttgtagtgcaggctgtatgtgcacctgtatattctggatgtgtctggtgcttttggctagctcatcagctttttcattccctggtatccctatGTGACTGGGTATCCAGTTGAATGTTACTAGCCTgtttctttcattgtgctgatataggagggatttgatatcagctatcagggacttgttttctttgtttttgtcctgctgtagggcttgcattgaggatcgtgaatcagtgtgAATGACTATTGGTCCTTCCTCATTCTCAATGGAGTATCTTAGggcttgttgtattgcaacaagctctgtctgcagggtggagacattgtttgatgtcctccagcatgctgtgaaattgcaggagtgaactgcagctcccgctgtttgTGTTCTTGGAtccactgtaccatcagtatagtagatctgtgctccTATGGTTTCTGCAGTTTGCATTGCTGCTGTTGCAGCATTTCTGAGTTCCTCTatggtgcagttttcttttgcccttgggagcttgGTGTAGCTGAATTTTgctacttgttttttccatggtggaatgtgttggATACTCTGTGCTGTGTCTGGGTTCAGTTGTAGGAGTATTCCGGCCAGCCCAAGtctcttaatgttgttgctgtgaTCTTTGCCATAAGAGTTTGGGGTTTGAACTGCAGGATGTTTCTCCAGTTCCTCTCTAACCttttttttggtgattgagtccCTGTTTGATAGAAACATCTTTGCAACTGTCCTTGCATTTCTCATTGCAATTCTATCTTCGAGGGTCGGTAGCCTGGTTTCCATCCTTagattgcacagtcttgtccataatGGAGCGCCTAGCATGAGCCTCATAGCATTGTTTTGAAATACTTCTACTTTTCCTTTTTGTATGACTGTTAGCCCAGTGAGGGCTGGGGAGGCATATTCCACTAGTGCTCTGGTACAGGCTTGATAATATTTCATTTGGACATGTTCATTTGCTCCTTCCTTGAGGTTGCACATGTACCTCATGACTGCCGTTCTGGCATTTgtcctttccttgagatattttatttcatatctaaaggtaagttgtttgtctattattactcccaggtatgtatatttgtccacccattctaggggctccattcctattgtgagtggttgcaaGGGATTTGGGGCTTTAATTGACATGGCCTTagttttgccaatgtttatttttagtccaagctcattggacttgtggctgatggcattgagtgctctttgcattttcatcGTCCTGACAGCTCCTCTAGCTATCACACATACATCGTCTGCATAGACAAATATGTCTACTCCTTCGGGAagttggagtgaggctatattttccatgaggatgttgaataggagggggcttaggatccctccttgtggtgtgccattttccaattcatgataggtAGAAaccactccttgaaatttgactctagcttgccttcctagcacatagttctttgtccatgctagtaggtgacctttgactccttttttggccactgattgcagcattgctgttGGGCTTGCTAGTTCAAtggctttctcaaagtctataaagactattgttgccttgttttggtttatgcagcttaatacttcAGTAATGCATTCAGAGGTGCCAAGTccttcctgatatgcatatagctgcttgtgtagGGGGCCGATTTTGTATTTGAttctgtttaggaccattttttctcctgttttttctatacaggatactagGGCTATTGGTCTAGGATTGCttggatcctttggcttagggATTGGTTGTGTGTCTTGTTGtctccaggcttgaggccttgtgtgctcaaggtgtgttttgtttaataacctcaggaatgcggtttcttcctgctggacccatgtgcttgatcattgtgtaggttatCTTGTCGGCCCCTGGTGCAGTATCCTTTCCTgctttttgtactgctcttagttcCTCAACTGTGTAAGGGGTGTCAGTATCATCCTGCTGTAGGCAGgctctgttgatctcttcccacctggctggCGCCAGTTGCTCCTGTAGCCTTCTGGTTTCAGGGAGAGATTAGCTGACAATGTCCTGTTTGCAAAGGTTGTTGTaattctttctgcctcctcttgtgggtgtgggtgtgtggcaattggagtcttcttttttccggctactttgtgtagccatttccatagctCAGTTAGAGTTGTGTACCCTGACAGGTTTgagcaccattccatccatttttcaattcttatttcatggattctttgatttgtttccattttgactgtttgcagtagttctctgttttctactgttgaccttcttctgtatatttttgtgactctgtttagtctggttttcaaACTCCTgatttctgggcagtagtaccaggagtctttgtatgtATAGTTGCTTCCTGTGGTTTTCAGGGGCATAGCTCTGTTGGTTGCATTGTGAAAGGCATCAACTAgatctttttctagctgatctatgtcctctgaGGGAGTGTAGCttgctgcccattcctctatggttgtttgaaagcagacccagtctgctaggtcctggttccatcttggtgggggtggtgggattggaggtagttgttgcaagtctaattctgtcactgtggcaaagtgatcacttatcagggttgagtgtacttgccacttggttagatgtctaatggctgttgtggcaaaagtcagatccagtctaccacctcttatgtgtgtaggttgtcctgtgtttaggagggagactccttcaaattcatccagggcgaaagctatgtgttcccctgaggggtttgtcattgatggggatgatagtatggggtgatgtgcattaaaatccccgcagataattgttggtgttctttctgtgtgagcaaagagttgagttagttgtaattctcctgtatcctccctatgtaattttctgtatatgttgtatatgtctatttttttattcagtaatgttattgttactgctagtgtgtctatgttggtgccacagggaatagggttgtgtaaccttgttgttggtatgctagttttaactaatgtagctaggcctctgtctgtgcctatctgtggtgcgatgtaggcattgtaacctgggatttttagtttctttcctgctggaagattggtttcttgtagcaggatgacatctacattctcagttttgcatactgcaattagggaggagatctttgatctaacactggctgagttccagttcagaactcttactccatggtgtaagttgaagagtactgtcttgggtccctaggggcaaaggcaactgccttgacctcggaggatgaagtgaatgaggtggatggggtgagagtggatgatgggatgatggatggggtgagtggtatgataggtgtggggactgaagtagaggatgtggaaggtacgggtgattgaggtgatggaatggtaggtgtggttagtgaggagtgagaagtgatctcctgcatagcaagagagggggattgggaggacttattcttggagagcaattcatttaggacttgttcaatgctggctgcaattgtctcagcattgatttttccagtcgcggcctgtgtgactagttcagtcagtttatcctttaggaccgtggtctttatgaagatggtcctgggcagttggttttggtccttcagttggagccctggaggtagatctggctctgggttttgaCAATGATctggttctggagttggagtgcctgcttagctcctcctgggtgtagaatctcctcctgggtagaggtttgggggccgctcttcctcttgatgggtcccttttgtctttggggagggcagcaattacccttgctatcctttcagggcatccccaggccattgctgtatgccctttcttgcaattAGAGCACTTCTTTAcagtgggtattccagcagccttcttgtcaatgcactcctgtgtggggtgcttaaggctgcagactgcacaggttgggacctttgcttggcattggtcctttTGATGCCCAAACTTCTGGCAGTTGTAGCATCTGaggggatcagggtaatacttGTGACCCTGAAGCTGCCTAGATCAACTCGTtgtgggtgtggacccttaaatgtTACTAGTAGggctttggtaaggaagcctgccttgttctgCATGCGTTCTGCTGCAGTGATGTTAGGTAATTTTaataggtggctttccatcatgtcagttgggtagccaaccacaactgctttttttaatttttcctcctcTTTAAGCTCTAGTAGCCTAATGTCTGAGGTGCTCCGTAGGGTTATCAGGGCTCTTGTGtccctggtggatatggtccactgtccttgcctgtttggtttggcaatcatttgtatatttttatgtttattttcaaaggcagcaatagccttgaaggcctctgatgggtttCCAGCTAAGACCCTGAAGAAATAGGTCTTATTCTCTCTAGCTGGCTGGTTGTTGCTTCCTACGGTGAGGTTCCCTTGCTGGGTAGGCACATCATTCTTAGTTGGttccttctaggaagtttcttctttctccttacttcctgccaaggtaggtttccttctccatcagagtcgttgaATATTTGTCCTTTTGCGGTTTATTTCGTCCTGGTCCTGGTCCATCCGTTCTCGCTCCATGCGTTCACGTTCCATCCATTCTCGTTCCTTGTTCATCCGTTCCTGTTCGGCTTCCATTTCCAGTTCCGTTAGACAGGGTTGCAGGTCAGGGTTCATCTCTATTTCACCAGAGCCCAGGGCTTCTGGCACgatttcatatagttcatttactGATCTCCAAGATAAGTCCTTGATTTGAAGAAGGGTGAGTAGATCATCAAAGATCATACAGaaagacagacagtgtgcctggtggggttgtccaaccctttaagccctaaggCCCCAAGCAAAGTTATAGTGGAAGTCGTAAAAAGtgaaataaagaatctggaattaaAACAATTTTGTTAGTTATATGGGTAGAACACTGACTATCCTATTATTattagagcagtgctgaaactggCTCTTTTTAGCTGTTTACTAccctgcacaaatagctgttggggagccttcttactgcgttcacgcactaagacggcccagcagtctactcctgcaggtagggaggtttagGAATAAAAACACACAGGAAAATCCTAAAATTTTATTTGTGCTAATTCCTATCTCTATCTGAgagctggcttatttcgccagttaccaaagATCTAAACTATTTTCTAACCTctaacaacttggcttataggcgccaagcctaacagccctatgccacttgccacagacggcaAAAGTGGGAGATTTTGACCCTTTgccctgcttcaactggagttttaagaccgcatgggctaccagattttccacaggaggatctctTAGTTAAGGAAGGTTATGTAGGGAGAGGCAAAGCTTATTCTGGGTAGTCAATATTGATTCCCTTATAtcagggggctgattacagcctattcaggggcaaggcccttgtcaatGCAGCAGTCTACAGCAGCTAAATCAccgaaaaaacggcgaaaatcggccACGAATTCGGCAAAAATCGTCGAAAAACGTCGGCAAAATCGGCGATTTCGCGGCGGTGGCGGTGGCGGCGTCTTCACAGCAGCTGAGAAACAGCTGGGCGAAGAGGCAGCAGCAGGGAGAAGGCAGGCAGTAGTCAGCAGtccaggcagcagcagcagcagcaggtcctctctcagtgggagctgagtgagaactGTGTTGGAGTATCGTTCAttcgttcgtagagtattacagccaacacttcttgttggcacgggcctttcccttggtcggcccgtaggtgatctgaaaaGATATAAGGTGGGttatcaaaataaaaggaaatttgaaatggtttttagtggtagagaaagttgtgaacagggtaaggatggTGGTATTAGtgatagagggccatcatttcacggatagtggtagtatgAAAATTGGGGTGTAAGGCCTTGAAATGTAGAGAAAAggatgcaggtggggttgtccaaccctttactcctctagggtccctgcggagagatttttagtggtaggttaagctaagaaagtacagaggatgatgtgaatagggccttacgatGAAGGTATGGGATGGAGTGGTGTGAATGTGAGGTCTTTACCTTGGAGGAGGTAATCTTGAAAGCAACTGTGAGTGGGTGTCAAAGCTTTCCACAATTGCCTTTACCAGTGTGGCCGCAGCTTTCCCGGCCTCTGGTGCGTTGGTGTCTACTAgtagatcacctctcagctgtgctgttTCCCTGCATTCAAGTAAATAGTGCAGGAGGGCGTGTTGTGGCGTGTCACCGCAGTGATCACATGGTCTTTGGATGTCCTCTCTGATTTCCCAGTTTGccttgtaacccagccggagtctgtgtatgcatacagcctgtttccttggggtgttTTTGTCTATGGGTGGgggttctagctccgtggcccatttgtaccaagtggcagagggagagccattttcTGCCCACATGTGTagatccttgattaggttgtccttaaggtgtgtttttattttgtttttgatttgttgtagtgcaggctgtatgtgcacctgtatatTCTGgatgtctggtgcttttggctagctcatcagctttttcattccctggtatccctatGTGACTGGGTATCCAGTTGAATGTTACTAGCCTgtttctttcattgtgctgatataggagggatttgatatcagctatcagggacttgttttctttgtttttgtcctgctatagggcttgcattgaggatcgtgaatcagtgtgaatgactactggtccttcctcattctcAATGGAGTATCTTAGggcttgttgtattgcaacaaggtctgtctgcagggtggagacattgtttgatgtcctccagcatgctgtgaaattgcaggagtgaactgcagctcccgctgtttgTGTTCCTGGAtccactgtaccatcagtatagtagatctgtgctccTATGGTTTCTGCAGTTTGCATTGCTGCTGTTGCAGCATTTCTGAGTTCCTCTatggtgcagttttcttttgcccttgggagcttgGTGTAGCTGAATTTTGCTagttgttttttccatggtggaatgtgttggATACTCTGTGCTGTGTCTGGGTTCAGTTGTAGGAGTATTCCGGCCAGCCCAAGtctcttaatgttgttgctgtgaTCTTTGCCATAAGAGTTTGGGGTTTGAACTGCAGGATGTTTCTCCAGTTCCTCTCTAACCttttttttggtgattgagtccCTGTTTGATAGAAACATCTTTGCAACTGTGCTTGCATTTCTCATTGCAATTCTATCTTCGAGGGTCGGTAGCCTGGTTTCCATCCTTagattgcacagtcttgtccataatGGAGCGCCTAGCATGAGCCTCATAGCATTGTTTTGAAATACTTCTACTTTTCCTTTTTGTATGTCTGTTAGCCCAGTGAGGGCTGGGGAGGCATATTCCACTAGTGCTCTGGTACAACTTGATAATAATTCATTTGGACATGTTCATTTGCTCCTTCCTTGAGGTTGCACATGTACCTCATGACTGCCGTTCTGGCATTTgtcctttccttgagatattttatatcatATCTAAAGGTaagttgtttgtctattattactcccaggtatgtatatttgtccacccattctaggggctccattcctattgtgagtggttgcaaGGGATTTGGGGCTTTAATTGACATGGCCTTagttttgccaatgtttatttttagtccaagctcattggacttgtggctgatggcattgagtgctctttgcattttcat
Above is a genomic segment from Palaemon carinicauda isolate YSFRI2023 unplaced genomic scaffold, ASM3689809v2 scaffold337, whole genome shotgun sequence containing:
- the LOC137636592 gene encoding uncharacterized protein; translation: MVLNRIKYKIGPLHKQLYAYQEGLGTSECITEVLSCINQNKATIVFIDFEKAIELASPTAMLQSVAKKGVKGHLLAWTKNYVLGRQARVKFQGVVSTYHELENGTPQGGILSPLLFNILMENIASLQLPEGVDIFVYADDVCVIARGAVRTMKMQRALNAISHKSNELGLKINIGKTKAMSIKAPNPLQPLTIGMEPLEWVDKYTYLGVIIDKQLTFRYEIKYLKERTNARTAVMRYMCNLKEGANEHVQMKYYQACTRALVEYASPALTGLTVIQKGKVEVFQNNAMRLMLGAPLWTRLCNLRMETRLPTLEDRIAMRNARTVAKMFLSNRDSITKKKVREELEKHPAVQTPNSYGKDHSNNIKRLGLAGILLQLNPDTAQSIQHIPPWKKQVAKFSYTKLPRAKENCTIEELRNAATAAMQTAETIGAQIYYTDGTVDPRTQTAGAAVHSCNFTACWRTSNNVSTLQTELVAIQQALRYSIENEEGPIVIHTDSRSSMQALQQDKNKENKSLIADIKSLLYQHNERNRLVTFNWIPSHIGIPGNEKADELAKSTRHIQNIQVHIQPALQQIKNKIKTHLKDNLIKDLHMWAENGSPSATWYKWATELEPPPIDKNTPRKQAVCIHRLRLGYKANWEIREDIQRPCDHCGDTPQHALLHYLLECRETAQLRGDLLVDTNAPEAGKAAATLAKAIVESFDTHSQLLSRLPPPR